The Aspergillus luchuensis IFO 4308 DNA, chromosome 7, nearly complete sequence genome has a segment encoding these proteins:
- a CDS encoding uncharacterized protein (COG:S;~EggNog:ENOG410PTJC) — MSGTQRLTLASMWAFEDIGVEEVTDQIKKLKNQYDSEYHYHKHDNVLEVKGNLEGSTSQIAKVVSNFIDGQENKDLLDMPRINQLDVSATMPVDEDTVASDSDKDEEGGLLALSDSSDQDLIPNPAALVTRFWLSSTGGVGCFSDNRFRDFLSQIAALTGTEACVVEGHGIRVIGKSVEDVQDALAKLTRIEKPLSSILNPVVANLNATPDNGRIRFRMQSYGSLNSTARRLLTDPDMSITWELGQMFVTVPLPFDEEIHAFREPRNITNPPHITEEPGRTRLWNDFVFQGIGIGDEYLALSTVDELARARAPATASSDIATHPYLTPEKAKQVDQWNRWVVEGTGAENSVPIPEADMRIVPHLEQSAVKSPAPMTKRPPGIKQRRLITSDGIQPSSSRGCAEPKLKNAVDQAAEAEGDVSKGRKKWKMTYSTETGMAGQHVTADPMAEVQAPQAQVAPTIDQTVPENKPRLIQGFDTTKYGLNRSAPKAMKSDHRTYPHTRPGQEKKLNNRKELVDILGPVTTDGPSIKPTISFYQPALVPSSLSCSRIAVSPTPASEEVVGHNKGNGLDLAGLVFEASGAPLELSSTESMQEATSLSNDRETSPSHDRTPSHSNERATSSGRTRDASLSGDMVAPLSNARATSHSSEMVFEQTNRLASLTMVYNESNEGESLIVEQAYKDAPTLRQAQGNLAHDKVTEIERSHGAAKHLDDEVVTRAFRRTMTQKAPNSSNKDKVTSKAEAKAKKQKTLEDAWGILPRPAKKPSVDVSGSQHGSGPIKERIATPASHEQEEQQIQEGGNIDEDIKKLYEALKPTLEAAETFPGAITLEVQIGLILVPSLPKPCCEQVMLFSDWEKIFKPRTGLAAPTTKFINRLTTSGADIDHLVDLRTSKAQGKRRLFEQEYDEYNVSYEFHCRTKPGQPLVLVIDEQGGHTLRKPVSSLGGVNLHIPLQIWDANFSVNCVTDCGPEFASAAQHMIDHLWIPADKPLLRIFTRLPAGNTISIEKVYMKRWTRHKFIRSDVAPSNEVTGDLYLQVLETQDLIVGTSAAEGTAVRARAVAPQEMIRRGRLWYEASLVSPAIESLLKSNVDLEVGERAEDWCSVDLFGRDASLITPDAPLSPVAMAIGTGGLGDLLRLTSLVVEKADGVGYFNQRANVSTKASVHSGALQIVPVSKGLEFDDIESVKDLGSACPQRETFEGLEREFW, encoded by the exons ATGTCGGGGACGCAGCGGCTCACGCTGGCGTCGATGTGGGCGTTTGAAGATATTGGG GTTGAGGAGGTTACAGATCAGATCAA GAAACTCAAAAACCAGTATGACAGTGAATATCATTACCATAAGCACGACAAC GTTCTTGAGGTCAAGGGTAATCTGGAGGGCAGCACGTCTCAAATTGCAAAGGTTGTATCAAACTTCATCGATGGTCAGGAGAATAAGGATTTGCTAGAC ATGCCTCGGATCAATCAACTTGACGTCTCTGCCACTATGCCTGTCGACGAAGACACCGTGGCTTCCGACTCGGAcaaggacgaagaaggcggGCTTCTAGCCCTGTCAGACAGCTCTGACCAGGACTTGATACCTAACCCCGCAGCTCTTGTCACTAGGTTCTGGCTATCGTCCACTGGGGGCGTGGGTTGCTTTTCAGACAACAGGTTCCGTGACTTTCTCTCGCAGATAGCGGCTTTGACTGGGACTGAGGCTTGCGTTGTCGAAGGCCATGGCATCCGAGTGATCGGGAAGTCCGTCGAAGACGTACAGGATGCCTTGGCGAAACTCACTCGGATTGAGAAGCCCCTG AGCTCTATTTTGAACCCAGTAGTAGCAAATTTGAATGCTACTCCGGATAACGGCCGCATACGTTTTCGTATGCAGAGCTACGGCAGTCTGAACAGTACTGCTCGACGCCTTCTGACCGACCCAGACATGAGCATCACCTGGGAACTCGGTCAGATGTTCGTCACTGTGCCGTTACCCTTCGACGAGGAGATCCATGCATTCAGAGAGCCCAGAAATATCACTAATCCACCTCACATAACCGAGGAGCCTGGAAGAACACGTCTCTGGAATGACTTCGTCTTTCAAGGGATTGGAATAGGCGATGAATATCTTGCCTTGAGTACTGTTGATGAGCTTGCTAGAGCCAGAGCTCCGGCTACAGCTTCCAGCGACATCGCTACACATCCTTATTTAACGCCTGAGAAGGCAAAACAAGTGGACCAGTGGAATCGGTGGGTTGTGGAGGGAACTGGTGCTGAAAATTCTGTTCCTATACCCGAAGCAGATATGAGAATTGTGCCTCATCTCGAGCAGTCAGCTGTGAAATCTCCTGCTCCAATGACTAAGAGGCCACCAGGTATCAAACAGCGCAGACTCATCACCTCTGACGGGAtacagccatcatcatctcgggGGTGTGCAGAGCCGAAACTCAAGAATGCTGTGGATCAAGCTGCGGAGGCTGAAGGCGATGTCTCTAAGGGTCGTAAGAAGTGGAAGATGACCTACTCCACCGAAACTGGCATGGCAGGCCAGCATGTTACAGCAGATCCGATGGCTGAGGTGCAGGCGCCACAGGCTCAGGTAGCTCCAACCATCGATCAAACAGTGCCGGAGAACAAGCCGCGTCTTATCCAGGGTTTTGACACCACAAAATATGGTCTTAACAGAAGCGCCCCCAAGGCTATGAAAAGCGACCACCGCACCTACCCCCACACCCGACCGgggcaggagaagaagcttaaCAACCGGAAGGAGCTTGTTGATATTCTTGGGCCGGTAACAACTGACGGACCTAGTATTAAACCGACGATTTCCTTCTATCAGCCGGCCTTAGTGCCATCGAGTCTGTCTTGTAGTCGAATTGCGGTCTCCCCAACCCCGGCCTCAGAAGAAGTGGTCGGGCACAACAAGGGCAATGGTCTTGATCTTGCCGGTTTAGTTTTTGAGGCATCTGGGGCCCCGTTAGAGCTTAGCAGCACGGAATCCATGCAAGAAGCGACTTCTCTAAGCAATGACAGAGAAACTTCCCCAAGCCACGACAGAACTCCCTCTCATAGCAATGAAAGGGCGACTTCCTCCGGCAGAACCAGAGACGCTTCACTCAGCGGTGATATGGTGGCACCACTCAGTAACGCAAGGGCTACTTCACACAGCAGTGAGATGGTGTTTGAGCAGACAAACAGACTAGCTTCGTTGACCATGGTCTACAATGAAAGCAACGAAGGCGAATCACTGATCGTGGAGCAGGCTTACAAGGATGCACCAACTCTACGCCAGGCACAGGGGAATTTAGCTCATGACAAAGTCACGGAAATTGAGAGATCCCACGGGGCAGCGAAACACCTCGATGATGAGGTCGTGACGAGAGCCTTCCGCCGTACTATGACACAGAAAGCACCTAATTCAAGTAACAAAGACAAGGTTACTAGCAAGGCCGAGGCTAAAGccaagaaacagaagacCCTTGAAGATGCTTGGGGAATACTTCCAAGGCCCGCCAAGAAGCCGTCAGTCGATGTTTCAGGGAGCCAACATGGCTCTGGACCGATCAAGGAGAGAATAGCAACACCGGCGAGCcacgaacaagaagaacagcaAATCCAGGAGGGCGGGAATATTGACGAAGACATCAAGAAATTGTATGAGGCCTTGAAGCCCACTCTAGAGGCAGCTGAAACATTCCCAGGAGCAATCACTTTGGAGGTGCAAATCGGGCTGATCTTAGTACCGTCACTCCCAAAGCCATGCTGCGAGCAAGTGATGCTCTTCAGCGATTGggagaagatcttcaagcCACGGACGGGTCTGGCCGCACCGACGACGAAATTCATAAATAGATTGACGACCTCTGGTGCAGACATTGACCATCTTGTTGACCTGAGGACGTCCAAGGCGCAAGGAAAACGCCGGCTGTTCGAACAAGAGTATGACGAATACAATGTATCTTATGAGTTCCATTGCCGAACGAAGCCTGGTCAACCTCTTGTTCTTGTCATTGATGAACAGGGTGGTCATACTTTGAGGAAGCCGGTTTCATCACTTGGGGGCGTTAACTTGCATATCCCACTACAAATCTGGGATGCGAATTTTAGTGTCAACTGCGTCACCGATTGTGGACCGGAATTTGCATCAGCAGCTCAACATATGATTGACCATCTTTGGATACCCGCAGACAAACCACTTCTGCGCATTTTCACCCGCCTTCCAGCTGGGAATACGATCTCTATTGAGAAGGTATACATGAAGCGTTGGACTCGGCATAAGTTCATTCGCTCAGATGTGGCTCCCTCAAATGAAGTCACTGGAGATCTATATCTGCAGGTACTAGAGACTCAGGATCTGATTGTCGGGACCAGTGCCGCTGAAGGAACAGCCGTGCGCGCCCGTGCGGTGGCACCTCAAGAGATGATCAGACGGGGAAGGCTTTGGTATGAGGCTTCGCTCGTCAGTCCAGCTATTGAATCTCTCTTAAAGAGCAATGTCGACCTTGAGGTTGGTGAGCGTGCAGAAGACTGGTGTAGCGTCGACTTATTCGGGAGGGATGCATCGCTTATAACCCCAGATGCGCCACTTAGTCCAGTCGCCATGGCCATTGGGACCGGGGGGCTCGGGGATCTCCTGCGTCTCACTAGCTTGGTAGTTGAGAAGGCAGATGGTGTTGGCTACTTCAACCAGAGGGCCAACGTCTCAACCAAGGCATCAGTCCACTCCGGCGCGCTTCAGATTGTACCCGTTTCAAAGGGCCTCGAGTTTGATGACATAGAGAGCGTTAAAGACCTAGGTAGCGCCTGCCCACAGAGAGAAACGTTCGAAGGGCTGGAGCGGGAATTTTGGTGA